One window of the Ammospiza nelsoni isolate bAmmNel1 chromosome 17, bAmmNel1.pri, whole genome shotgun sequence genome contains the following:
- the UBE2I gene encoding SUMO-conjugating enzyme UBC9, producing MSGIALSRLAQERKAWRKDHPFGFVAVPTKNPDGTMNLMNWECAIPGKKGTPWEGGLFKLRMLFKDDYPSSPPKCKFEPPLFHPNVYPSGTVCLSILEEDKDWRPAITIKQILLGIQELLNEPNIQDPAQAEAYTIYCQNRVEYEKRVRAQAKKFAPS from the exons ATGTCTGGCATAGCTCTTAGCAGACTTGcacaggagagaaaagcctggagaaaagaTCATCCATTT GGATTTGTAGCAGTACCTACAAAAAATCCAGATGGCACGATGAATCTAATGAACTGGGAGTGTGCTATTCCAGGAAAGAAAGGG ACACCATGGGAAGGAGGCTTATTTAAACTACGGATGCTTTTCAAGGATGACTACCCTTCTTCACCCCCAAAAT GTAAATTTGAACCACCGTTATTCCACCCAAACGTGTATCCTTCAGGCACCGTGTGTCTCTCCATCTTAGAGGAGGATAAGGACTGGCGGCCAGCAATCACAATTAAACAG ATCTTGTTAGGCATACAAGAACTTCTAAATGAACCAAATATTCAAGACCCAGCTCAAGCAGAGGCTTACACAATTTACTG CCAAAACAGAGTGGAATATGAAAAGAGGGTTCGAGCACAAGCCAAGAAGTTTGCACCATCATAA